One segment of Polyangiaceae bacterium DNA contains the following:
- a CDS encoding ATP-binding protein produces MPGPIPHDEATKLLELASSVAEVGHWHETGDGRIVFSAEAVKILDLEHRVLSNGRAGLDDALGQGFEAAVASLEEDSGGDGVTTRRLRGVGRLRNKTVEIRVRTGSVAAPQSWRTFGVILDVTQREQLLARLQHAEKIATIGTLAAGIAHEINNPLSYIITNVDLLLEELEAIAGASPSARSRELVEMLHDVRDGTRRIRRIIQGLKSFARSADGRMELVELPRVIGAAHRLCATEIRHRARFIREVSPDTPIVWADEAQMTQVVVNLLVNAAHAIDIDASGEQRITVRCGRHARDKAFLEVEDTGRGMDSAVLRRAFDPFFTTKPVGIGTGLGLAISHGIVTSVGGTITVESEPGIGTMVRVELPAHQGRAPAPLDPGVAGAALRNTTPRGLDILCVDDDIFVLRSLNRLLRGNRVVAINNPREALERLRGTANVDVVICDLMMPEMNGNEFYQQLSSCRPGLADRVVFITGGAFTPEVAAFARSCKAPIITKPVDVGDLRKVLERLLTPTEA; encoded by the coding sequence ATGCCGGGGCCTATTCCGCACGACGAAGCAACGAAGCTTCTAGAGCTAGCGTCGTCCGTCGCGGAGGTCGGCCATTGGCACGAGACGGGGGACGGCCGGATCGTCTTTTCGGCGGAGGCCGTGAAGATCCTGGACCTGGAGCACAGGGTGCTCAGCAATGGCCGCGCCGGGCTCGACGACGCACTGGGACAAGGCTTCGAAGCCGCCGTGGCCAGCTTGGAGGAGGACAGTGGCGGGGACGGAGTGACCACGCGACGGTTGAGGGGCGTCGGGCGCCTGCGCAACAAGACCGTCGAGATCCGCGTGCGAACCGGTTCCGTCGCGGCTCCACAGAGTTGGCGGACCTTTGGCGTCATCCTGGACGTGACCCAACGAGAGCAACTCCTGGCGCGCCTGCAGCACGCCGAGAAGATCGCGACCATCGGCACCCTGGCAGCCGGCATTGCTCACGAGATCAACAACCCGCTCTCCTACATCATCACGAATGTCGACCTTCTACTGGAAGAGCTGGAAGCGATAGCCGGCGCCAGCCCCTCGGCCCGCTCGCGTGAGTTGGTCGAAATGCTTCACGACGTTCGTGACGGCACGCGGCGCATTCGTCGCATCATCCAAGGACTGAAGTCCTTCGCCCGATCCGCCGACGGGCGCATGGAGCTGGTCGAGCTACCGCGCGTCATCGGAGCGGCGCATCGCTTGTGCGCCACGGAGATTCGTCACCGCGCACGCTTCATCCGCGAAGTGTCGCCGGATACGCCCATCGTGTGGGCCGACGAAGCGCAGATGACTCAAGTGGTCGTCAACTTGCTGGTCAACGCTGCGCACGCGATCGATATCGATGCTTCCGGGGAGCAACGCATCACCGTGCGCTGCGGTCGACACGCGCGCGACAAGGCGTTCCTGGAGGTCGAGGATACTGGCCGCGGCATGGACAGTGCCGTGCTGCGTCGCGCCTTCGACCCGTTCTTCACCACCAAGCCCGTGGGCATCGGGACAGGCCTCGGGCTGGCCATCAGCCACGGAATCGTCACGTCTGTGGGCGGGACCATCACGGTGGAGTCGGAGCCAGGGATCGGGACGATGGTTCGAGTCGAGCTACCAGCCCACCAGGGACGAGCGCCCGCGCCGCTCGATCCCGGCGTGGCAGGGGCCGCTCTGCGAAACACCACCCCGCGAGGGCTGGACATTCTGTGCGTGGACGACGACATCTTCGTGCTGCGTTCCCTGAATCGGCTGCTGCGCGGCAACCGTGTCGTCGCCATCAACAACCCCCGGGAAGCGCTCGAGCGACTGCGCGGCACTGCGAACGTCGACGTCGTGATCTGCGACTTGATGATGCCCGAGATGAACGGCAACGAGTTCTATCAGCAGCTGTCCAGCTGTCGCCCGGGCCTCGCCGATCGCGTCGTGTTCATCACCGGCGGCGCCTTCACGCCCGAGGTGGCAGCGTTCGCGCGCAGCTGCAAGGCGCCGATCATCACGAAGCCGGTGGACGTCGGGGACTTGCGCAAGGTCTTGGAACGACTGCTCACGCCAACCGAAGCGTGA
- a CDS encoding helix-turn-helix domain-containing protein, which translates to MMVRTFEVTLHPPVEQHVSLVDIRDLARVDAVGFEIIHDYMVSRRDAFGPIVKRQAVLCRPGAFGAAIVGLYHLMAPHYEFQVFHELKDALAYLDAARGDELGAELGELREQIAGAPPLLLQLRSALEAAPTIPNVAELARTLNLSPRTLQRRLSEHNTSYHSELRRFRVARAEHLLTTSTLSMGEIAVRLGFATASSFVAAFRAATGVTPEAWRRERRSSGS; encoded by the coding sequence ATGATGGTGCGGACCTTCGAGGTCACGCTGCATCCGCCGGTCGAACAGCACGTATCATTGGTAGACATCCGCGACTTGGCGCGCGTAGACGCGGTCGGCTTCGAGATCATCCACGACTACATGGTGTCGCGGCGAGATGCCTTCGGTCCGATCGTCAAGCGCCAGGCAGTGCTCTGCCGCCCGGGAGCCTTCGGCGCTGCCATCGTCGGGCTCTATCACCTGATGGCACCTCACTACGAGTTCCAGGTATTTCACGAGCTGAAGGACGCACTGGCGTACTTGGACGCCGCTCGTGGCGACGAGCTCGGGGCGGAGCTGGGCGAACTGCGTGAGCAGATTGCCGGGGCACCACCCCTGCTGCTGCAACTTCGCAGCGCGTTGGAGGCGGCTCCGACCATCCCCAACGTCGCGGAGCTGGCGCGAACGCTCAACCTGTCCCCCCGCACCCTGCAGCGCCGCCTGTCCGAGCACAACACCAGCTATCACTCGGAACTTCGTCGATTTCGCGTGGCCCGCGCCGAGCATCTCTTGACGACGAGCACGCTCAGCATGGGGGAAATCGCGGTGCGCCTGGGATTTGCGACGGCGTCCAGCTTCGTAGCTGCGTTTCGAGCCGCCACGGGGGTGACCCCCGAGGCCTGGCGGCGCGAGCGACGTTCTTCGGGTAGCTGA
- a CDS encoding AraC family transcriptional regulator has product MWVSRVECPFGRRGRLTVTLAVGRSATAALIDREGLVFASRYAPSLVRRSDRAFFYLLLRGRLTVQGQRHDAPVALWYRESDAEGRLDWANAGEPLRAVELRFPLRCARTPLGQIWTPTPDVLAKAEAALSDPERVEDLVAALVRAELVRPSTAAAVEARYERFWRAVRPLAARVDLLGSLDQVAELAGRSTRSVARDLAAFTAAHVVPFESWRDGTRQFRLKLAVLGLSAPDVPIAEVARAVGYGSVDAMSRAFRDVGQPQPRQIRQELIKLGADLA; this is encoded by the coding sequence GTGTGGGTCAGCCGCGTGGAATGCCCCTTCGGTCGTCGCGGGCGACTCACGGTGACGCTCGCGGTAGGTCGGAGCGCCACCGCTGCATTGATCGACCGCGAGGGATTGGTCTTTGCGTCCCGCTACGCGCCATCTTTGGTTCGACGCAGCGACCGGGCCTTCTTCTATCTACTGTTGCGTGGACGGTTGACCGTCCAGGGACAGCGCCATGACGCGCCCGTCGCCCTGTGGTACCGCGAGTCCGATGCGGAGGGGCGGCTCGATTGGGCGAACGCCGGCGAGCCGCTGCGGGCCGTGGAGCTACGATTCCCCCTACGCTGCGCACGGACGCCTCTGGGACAGATCTGGACCCCGACGCCCGACGTGCTTGCGAAAGCAGAGGCAGCGCTCAGCGATCCAGAACGGGTCGAAGACCTCGTCGCGGCGTTGGTTCGGGCCGAGCTCGTGCGTCCCTCGACAGCTGCAGCGGTCGAGGCCCGCTATGAGCGCTTCTGGCGTGCCGTGCGACCCCTGGCCGCGCGCGTGGATCTGTTGGGCTCCCTCGATCAAGTTGCCGAGCTCGCCGGGCGCAGCACGCGTTCCGTGGCCCGAGATCTCGCTGCGTTCACCGCGGCACACGTGGTGCCTTTCGAGAGTTGGCGAGACGGCACCCGACAGTTCCGGTTGAAGCTGGCGGTTCTCGGACTTTCCGCCCCCGACGTTCCGATCGCGGAGGTCGCGCGCGCCGTGGGGTACGGAAGTGTCGACGCGATGTCTCGGGCGTT